In Rhodamnia argentea isolate NSW1041297 chromosome 11, ASM2092103v1, whole genome shotgun sequence, one genomic interval encodes:
- the LOC115747330 gene encoding probable plastid-lipid-associated protein 4, chloroplastic yields MSMALSYQPPPPSLSCKTSSSTSAAPALVHSHFPTKSIARFLQNNHDNLSSPNSLSPEKWRAQVSFFPAFLSKRKDVATLKEELLEAIAPLDRGAEATPEDQQRVDQIARKLEAVNPTKEPLKSTLLNGKWELIYTTSKSILQTQRPKFLRSITNYQGINVDTLRAQNMETWPFFNQVTADLTPLNSRKVAVKFDFFKIAGLIPIKAPGRARGELEITYLDEELRISRGDKGNLFILKMVDPSYRVPV; encoded by the exons ATGTCGATGGCCTTATCTTATCAGCCTCCTCCTCCTAGCCTCAGCTGCAAAACCTCCTCTTCAACCTCCGCAGCCCCTGCACTCGTTCACTCCCACTTCCCCACCAAGTCCATCGCTCGCTTTTTGCAGAACAACCATGACAACCTCTCATCCCCCAACTCCTTGTCTCCTGAGAAATGGAGAGCCCAGGTGTCCTTCTTTCCTGCCTTCTTGAGCAAACGCAAAGACGTCGCGACCCTCAAGGAGGAGCTGCTTGAAGCGATTGCTCCCCTCGATCGTGGCGCTGAGGCCACCCCTGAGGATCAGCAAAGAGTCGATCAG ATTGCTCGGAAGCTCGAAGCCGTTAATCCAACCAAGGAACCTCTGAAATCTACTTTACTTAATGGCAAGTGGGAGCTCATATATAccacttcaaaatcaattctaCAAACTCAG AGACCCAAATTCCTGAGATCAATCACAAACTACCAAGGAATCAACGTCGATACACTGAGGGCACAGAACATGGAAACATGGCCATTTTTCAATCAG GTTACAGCAGACCTAACTCCTCTGAATTCAAGAAAAGTTGCtgtcaaatttgactttttcaagATTGCTGGTTTG ATTCCTATTAAGGCCCCTGGAAGAGCCCGTGGCGAACTAGAAATAACTTATTTGGACGAAGAACTGCG AATATCCAGAGGCGACAAGGGGAATCTCTTCATATTAAAAATGGTGGATCCATCTTACAGGGTCCCTGTTTAA
- the LOC115747363 gene encoding probable plastid-lipid-associated protein 4, chloroplastic isoform X1, protein MALSSSHASSYFPAQFRTPYPPPSARPPLMSPFSLPSNPAPDAIAISLPAHQLFAGARAASFASRRGVSSFSGLVTKGEDVRRLKEELLDAIAPLDRGTDATPDDQLRVDQIARKLEAVNTVKEPLQSEMLNGKWELIYTTSKSVLQTERPKFLRPNGKIYQAINVDTLRAQNMETWPFFNQVTANLVPLNARRVAVKFDFFRIAGLIPLRNPGSGRGQLEITYLDEELRISRGDKGNLFILKMVDPSYRVPL, encoded by the exons ATGGCGCTTTCTTCTTCTCATGCTTCGTCCTACTTCCCTGCTCAGTTCCGGACTCCTTACCCTCCTCCTTCGGCTCGGCCTCCCCTCATGTCGCCCTTTTCGCTTCCATCGAATCCCGCACCCGACGCCATCGCCATCTCGCTCCCCGCGCACCAGCTTTTTGCCGGCGCTCGTGCTGCTTCGTTCGCGTCGAGAAGAGGGGTTTCCTCCTTCTCGGGGCTCGTGACGAAAGGCGAGGACGTCCGGAGGTTGAAGGAGGAGCTGCTCGACGCCATCGCTCCCCTCGATCGCGGCACCGACGCCACTCCCGATGACCAACTACGCGTTGATCAG ATTGCACGTAAACTTGAGGCAGTTAACACAGTGAAGGAGCCTCTCCAATCTGAAATGCTTAATGGTAAATGGGAGCTCATCTATACAACATCCAAATCAGTTTTGCAGACCGAG AGACCGAAGTTCTTAAGGCCAAATGGCAAAATCTACCAGGCAATCAATGTCGATACTTTGAGGGCTCAAAACATGGAAACTTGGCCTTTCTTTAATCAG GTGACAGCTAATTTGGTGCCTCTAAATGCAAGAAGAGTTGCTGTTAAATTCGACTTTTTCAGAATTGCAGGTTTG ATACCTCTAAGAAACCCAGGAAGTGGCCGTGGTCAGTTGGAGATAACTTACTTAGATGAAGAGTTAAG AATATCAAGGGGTGACAAGGGGAATTTGTTCATCTTGAAAATGGTGGATCCATCCTACAGAGTTCCCCTCTGA
- the LOC115747363 gene encoding probable plastid-lipid-associated protein 4, chloroplastic isoform X2 translates to MALSSSHASSYFPAQFRTPYPPPSARPPLMSPFSLPSNPAPDAIAISLPAHQLFAGARAASFASRRGVSSFSGLVTKGEDVRRLKEELLDAIAPLDRGTDATPDDQLRVDQIARKLEAVNTVKEPLQSEMLNGKWELIYTTSKSVLQTERPKFLRPNGKIYQAINVDTLRAQNMETWPFFNQVTANLVPLNARRVAVKFDFFRIAGLIPLRNPGSGRGQLEITYLDEELRILA, encoded by the exons ATGGCGCTTTCTTCTTCTCATGCTTCGTCCTACTTCCCTGCTCAGTTCCGGACTCCTTACCCTCCTCCTTCGGCTCGGCCTCCCCTCATGTCGCCCTTTTCGCTTCCATCGAATCCCGCACCCGACGCCATCGCCATCTCGCTCCCCGCGCACCAGCTTTTTGCCGGCGCTCGTGCTGCTTCGTTCGCGTCGAGAAGAGGGGTTTCCTCCTTCTCGGGGCTCGTGACGAAAGGCGAGGACGTCCGGAGGTTGAAGGAGGAGCTGCTCGACGCCATCGCTCCCCTCGATCGCGGCACCGACGCCACTCCCGATGACCAACTACGCGTTGATCAG ATTGCACGTAAACTTGAGGCAGTTAACACAGTGAAGGAGCCTCTCCAATCTGAAATGCTTAATGGTAAATGGGAGCTCATCTATACAACATCCAAATCAGTTTTGCAGACCGAG AGACCGAAGTTCTTAAGGCCAAATGGCAAAATCTACCAGGCAATCAATGTCGATACTTTGAGGGCTCAAAACATGGAAACTTGGCCTTTCTTTAATCAG GTGACAGCTAATTTGGTGCCTCTAAATGCAAGAAGAGTTGCTGTTAAATTCGACTTTTTCAGAATTGCAGGTTTG ATACCTCTAAGAAACCCAGGAAGTGGCCGTGGTCAGTTGGAGATAACTTACTTAGATGAAGAGTTAAG AATCCTAGCCTGA
- the LOC115747389 gene encoding protein phosphatase 1 regulatory subunit INH3 yields the protein MARSRVTMSSTSASPSVTTTVTIDDQAPPRRSASSPSLSNTALVLRLKRVNDKKKKVTWKEGTVDNEFMKKKSSKKCCIFHKQKPFDEDYSSDEDGDAPDHRHHNHHDDHHCDGSASCSNDGGN from the coding sequence ATGGCTCGATCCAGGGTTACGATGTCCTCCACCAGCGCATCTCCGAGCGTCACGACCACCGTAACAATCGATGATCAGGCTCCTCCTCGCCGTTCTGCTTCGTCGCCCTCCCTAAGCAACACCGCCCTGGTTCTGCGACTGAAGAGGGTGAAcgataagaagaagaaggtgacctGGAAGGAAGGCACTGTCGACAATGAgttcatgaagaagaagagctccAAGAAGTGCTGCATCTTCCACAAGCAGAAGCCCTTCGACGAAGACTATAGCAGCGATGAAGATGGCGATGCCCCGGATCACCGGCACCACAACCATCACGACGATCATCACTGCGATGGAAGTGCTTCATGCTCTAACGACGGTGGCAATTGA